The genomic interval ATAAAACTGTATTAAGGCACTGCAAGTGTGATGAATGTTAACCATCAGCACCAACTACTAAAGATGCCACAGAATGAAGATGCAGTTTTAAACACctttatttaaaaatctgttaaacCAGAAGGAAATTCCCAAAATATACTGACACCAAGATAGTCAATACATTCAAAATCTTTAATGTTGCATGAATTAACAGTGAGAATCTGTCCACAAGACATACTTCATTGAATGATTTAACAAAATACCCCCAAAACAGTCAATTTATTAGCACTTTAAAGCTAAATTTTGCCCTGATACATTTAATGATTAAAAAGTTAATTTCACTATGAACAAATTTAGCTTAAAAGCTAAACTACTATTAtcataagaaacaaaaaaaaaagtcaggcaTATTGAATTAGGAAATACAGAATTTTCCTCAATGAGAACTATGattatatacctgtagaaacaAACATTAAGGAATACAAATGTATTTATACCCCCAGGAAATTAAGGAAGTGAATACTTATGCTTGTACAATTCTGTACACTCATCCAAAATTCTCCCaatccatttgtcactttctTTCAACACATGAAGGCAACACATACTGTCACTCCATCTTCCAAATTATAATCAGTAattcatccctcaaccaaaaTTTGAGAGTCAGCaaattactttaatattttctcCACCCTACATCCTATTTTCATTAACCTCTTCCCTCCTGGTAACAATCTTCAcaccttttttaaagaaaaccccaTATGTATCAATTAGTAGATCTACCAATCTCAGAATCTCCTATACAAATAGGTGGAATAAATCTAGCTAATCCTTCTTGTTAAAAGGAATGTACACAATACCAAAAAAAGACATTTCCcaagtaaaaaaaattgcacaattTACAGAAATAATACGCTTTCACTGCATCATTGTTAAATACGAATAGACCCAAAAAGATCTATTCACACAAGTGGATGAATCGAGGCAAATGTCGACATCtatgttgaaaaacaaaaaactCCCTTCAAGCCTTACCAATTATTTCATACTACATCTATTGTTTCACCTGAACGTTGTGTCAAACCATTTGATTCAACCTATAGGATGCAGTGAATTTGGTTTAAACAACACCCACAGATGCACACCTGGTTTAGAACAAAAAGCATACAATTAACGATACTAAAGTTGCGATTTTGAAACTACAATAAGATATGCATCTGAATATTACCAATATGTCACACTGATTCTGTGCAAtacgttttttttaaaacagtaatggcctggattttgccatTTGCATTGAGAACAAAACTGCCAGCCAGTGTAACACTATAATGCAAGTTAATAaagtgaagctgctgcaagtcaTTAATGCTCTTCTACAAGCTCCATTACTTTGCCCTTTCAAATATAATCCAATATTTACATACTATCCTCACTGTTAAAACACCCTGAAATTGTGTGCTGTTTCACTTGAGGTGCAAGCAAACTTAAAATGGCATTATAAGATTTAATTACTGATTAGCAAACTCTATGCCCTTATGTCTGTGGATTGTAATTCATCAATATTTCAAAATAGTGCAgttaagaaatattttcaaaagtaTATTTCAGATTCTGCCCTAATCTCATGTGTATTACAGAGaacaaataaaaattgtaaaGTGTTTAAAACTAGCCAAGAAATATGCCTCTTCTTTCCTAGTTTGTGGTCCATGAggattcttcaatgtgattgactGCAAATGTCATTACTGTCAGAAACCTAAAATAATGCAAtgaaaaggggaagcacaatTTATGAACAGCCTCTGTGAGATCAACATTGAGCAGTGTCACTTCACTTCTGACTACAAAATCCAGGCCACAGATCTAAAGTCAACTGAACCTCTTATGTTTCTACCTTCTAAAGAAGAAAAGaggtacagttttaaaacaaaataaaagaagatTAATACTATCATTAGAAAGTCTTTTTGTTAAAACTAAGTACTACACAGTAGTCAACAATTAAAGTTTCTTTCAAAGAAACAACACACATTTGCTTATAACTAGCAAATATCTCTGTACAAAACTAACAAGACTGCCTAACTGACAGTGAGGGTGACGGTAAACTTCCCAAAATAGGAAGTCAGAAGAGGGGCATTCTTGACTGGGCAGCTTTTCCCTTCAAAATGCGCTTGACCTGCGAACAGAAAGACAGAGTGAGCAATTAGTCTTTCAATATTATTTCACCATTTAAAGTCATTTTCATTGAGGAAGCTGCTTTTCTTCCTAATTATTAATGGTCTTGTATAAAGTAACTTTGTGGGTTGCCTCTGCAGACAAAATTCCAGGTGTACGTTTTGAAGAATGGATCTTCACACCTCTATAACCACTCACTTACTTCTTCTCCTCTTAAACCATCTGGCACGAGATGTACTGGCTGTTCATTctccaggtttctggcactgggATCAGCTCCCTTTCTCATCAGAAGCCGGACAGCGTCTATCTGACTGACTCGGTCTTGCatgccagctgcaacatgaagtgCAGTGTTCCCATTATATGCCTGAAAATGCAAACAAAGCCTTTAGCCATCAAAAATACTAACATTGTAGGTTTCCTCGAACAATCTCCTAATCATCAACCATTTCAACATAGGGAAAATTTATatataaacaaaatacaaatatctTGCATTAAGATAAAAGATATAATAGGTTTTAATCCATTTTCACATCAACACATCAGTTATTCTGAACACCTGAATGTTTTGTGAAGTGGCAATGAGTAGTATTAGTAAGTTATATGCAGACCTCTAATAAATTTAACGAAGCTAATTGGGCATTGAAAAGGTGTCAATTGCTTTACTCTTTGCAACAAGTCCATTTTATTGAGCGAATAGTTGTTGGTTGCCTGGGGTATATTCTTACCTTAGCATTTACAACATTCAGACTGGTTGGTTGCTCAAGAAAGTAACGCAGAAGTTCGACGTTTGCTTCTTCTGCAGCCAAGTGCAGAGGAGTGCGACCGCTCTTCCGATCCTGGGGAAattgaaacatttattttaagaCTTTCAAAAAGGTAAATCTTGTGTCCAGGGCCATTTTAGTGGTGCCTCTCTAGGGCTTAATCAAAACCAAACCTGAACTCACCCGAGTTTCAATAGATGCTCCCATCTGTAATAAGGTTTTAATAGTATCCAACAAGCTCTTCTTTTTCATGACCAGCTCCTGTGTCTCAACAGATAGAGGTTGCTGATGAATTTTACTCTGAAGCTCATGTACCACACGGTTCTGGGCCAGGACTGCACAATGTAGAGCTGTCATacctaaaacaaaataaagcaagtgTTCAAGGTTCTTAAATCATTATTTATAGCTGGtagtgaatgaaaatcaacacACATAAGACAATACAAATTGTTTTGGTCCACAGATATTCACAAGTTCCATTTTACTCTCTTTTTACCTTTAGTGAATACTATTTGAGAAAGTCCTGTCTGGTTCAATAAAATGATCTAACATTATCTGACCATTGGAAGATGATATCTACTAAACTAAATTTCACAGGGCTTTATCTGACTATCCCTTATGCTAGAAATAGTAATAGATCTTACCATCAAAGTTTGTAACTTCCAGATTGAGATGCCGACAATTTTGTGTCATCCCCTTTTCAATGGCCTGCATAGGAACAGAAAGAATGTGTAAATAACAAccaattaaaataagaaaaagcaTGGTGTTTATGGTTAGTTTATTCAAATATTACAACCAATTGGTTATTGGTAAACTCACAACAGGATTTTGTGTCTTTAAATGACAGGTATCTATAGAACACCTTTAACATACAAAATTGCCCTCGGTTCTTCAGAGATGCAAATACAAAAAGGAACGACCTAAAAAGGAGAGATGGGAAGAGGTGTGGCAAAAAGCTTGATCAAATTTCCAGGTTTAAGGAAAGAACATCAGGAAAGCTGTTTTAACTCTCTCAAATTTTAGCTCAGTAACATCATGAGCATGTATTGGTTTGCAAGAGTACGGATTAAATGATGAAAAGGCAAAGATGCATGGAAATAGTGAGGCAAAGCttatcattgttttttttgtaatattgtcCTTTAAGTTCCAAAAGAGATctcaaaattatgcaagaatcTTTCAGATAATAGCAACTTTGGCTGCTACAGATGGCACACATTTGAAAACATATTGTGATGTTTAAATATAATCCAAAAGATATGAAATCTTTGAAAGGTACATAATGTTTGGTGTTTGGGaatttatgaaaaaaatgttcatttgcaAAGCATGTGTTTTTACATGTCTCAGCAGCCTCTTGCAGTTGACTTCTATAGAATCTCAAGATTAAAAAAACACCTACCACAAGCACTTGAAAGTAACCCTTTTCTGCAACCACATGCAGTGGTGTTCTGCCCCAGCGATCTGAGGTATTCACTTGTGCTCCAAGGGTTACTAAGTCCTGGACAATCAGGTGCTGGTTGGCAGCAACAGCTACTTGCAAAGCACTCTTTAAAAGAGAAGGGAATACTTGATTAAGTCATACAAGGAAATGGATGggggaaaaataaagcaaatgcCAAACTGATAAGGAACTATTGTAATAAGCAAACAATGTAACCATTGCAAAATGCAAGTCATGCAGTTACTGAAAACAAATCCATTTCAGTTAAACATTAGCAAGAAAGTATACATTGATACTAGGAATATTGCCTGCAATGTGGATAAAGCTTTAAATGGAAGATCAACTCTCTTGTTCAAAAGTGGAACTTCAAATAATTTGATCTAAAGATTTGATCTGGGCTGTAGGGAACTGCAACTTGACATATAAAATTCAGATAATTGTTGACTGCCCACAGTTTGATGACCAACTTGAGGAAATGAGAACTCTTCAGACATGGATAGATTTGGGTGCATTGGAAAAGCAAGGGGACAGTCTAAAAAAATCACTTGGCATCTGATGAAAATCTTGGACCAGTCCACTGGGAAGAACTTGAAATGGCTGAAGTCCCTTCTGTTGTCCAGAGATTTGTGGTGGACTGCAGATTTTAACAAATGAAAATTATCTAAAAAATTCTGTTTAATGTTCCACAATCTCCTCAAAAGTCCTGATGATGTCCAGTAAATGACTGATGCATCAACGCATGCTTACCTGGCCATTGTGTTCTTTAACATCTATCATGTTAACAGCAGCCATCTTCTTTCCAAGGACATATGCAAGGGCCCGTCTGCCCTGTGCAGCAGCAATGTGTAAAAGActggaaaataaaaacatgaCATACCCAAGGTTTATAAAGTAAAAACAGCTTTCAATACCAATCTCCTCCCTGTATAAATTTTAACCACTgtgcttctatttcagattcaGAAACACTGAATTCCAATTCTAAAACAGCAAATGCATTTTCCAGATGATCTCGGGGGAACAAGTCCAAGGAACATAATGGTACAATGAGCCTTAGAATGAGAAAATACCACATATTTAAAACTGAATATATTAAaacatggcaagaacaaagatTTGGAAACACTTACGTGTCACCATCAGAGTCTTTGGAAAGAAGTTGCTCTTGAGTAAGATGGGACAATTTCTTCTCTTCTTGTTCAAGTTGCCATTGAAAGAAGGACTTGCCTTGAGTTTGTGATGGATAGTACAAAGGGGCAGGCTGTGATACATCACCCTGGGAGCTGGGCTGTAGGGAACTGCAATCTGGTATATAAAATTCAGATGATTGTTGACTGCTCACAGTTTGATGATTAACTTGAGGAAATGAGAACTCTTCAGACATGGATGGATTTGGGTGCATTGGAAAAGCAAGGGGACAGTCTGAAAAATCACTTGCCATTGGATGAAAATCTGGGACCAGTCCACTGGGAAGAAATGGAAATGGCTGAAGTCCCTCCCGTTGTCCAGAGATTTGTGGCGGACTGTGTATTGGGTATTGCTGAAAGTCCTGGCACTGTTCAGGGGATAGTTGGCAGTTTCGTACTTCCTGCATATAACTGTTGTTGTGCAATTTTCCTTCTCTTTCAAAAACCTGATCATTCTTACCAACATTGGTCCAGTTGACCTGGACAGTATTCAGAGAAATCTCATGGGTGTTATTCCGCAACATTTTTATTATGGCCTCAAGAACATCTGGATTTACATCATTTCTTGATTCAGTTTTATGGACTCCATCTGAATTCTCAGAGTTTGGAGTCTGGGGCGGAgtctaatttgaaaaaaaaagacgATTAGTCAATTGAATAAtcttatttaaaatattacacaATATTTGACAAGTGGCAAATAGCAAGTAGTAAAGGCATCATAGCTTCACTGCCTTTTGATAAAGTGACTACCATTGTTTGACCCTGGGTTCCCCAGAGCACCATTATTACTGTCACCTCTAAACCCAAACATTACAGAAGTACTGAAGAAAACTACAGATCGTTGGATATTCTTACCAGCGGGTATGATGATGCAAGTGTTGCAGATTGTTTATATGGAGGTACATCAGTCAGGTTCTCCAAAGCTGATCTTTTTTGGCCACTCAAGAGCCTTCTTATTTCTGTTCAGATCAAAAGTAGGTtattagagtcagagttgtacagcatgaaaacaggctctttggcccactgcttCCACGTgacatcatgcctatctatatcAATCCCACTtcgagtcatagaattatatagcatggaaacaggcccttcagcccaaatcatccctGGTGACCATAGTGccttcctgagcaagtcccatttgtcccatatccctacTTGAAAGAGCAAGGCGTAAagcacttgtccaaatgcctcttaaatgttgttactgttcctgcttccaccacctcctctcgcAGCTCACTCCAGACATCAACcatctttgtgtgaagaatttacccctccgatcctctttaaacctcctcactctcactttaaacttgcatcctctcattttagacaccccccaccaagggaaacagaccctagctatgcctctcataattattttattttcacacacacacctctataatgtcaactttcagcctcctttactccagggaaaacagacccagcccatccagtcttcaagccctccaatccaggatacatccttatgaatctttcctgcaccctttttagcttaatcacatccttcctatagtgcagcaaccagaactgcacacagtactccaaacatattctaaccaatattttgcacagctgcaacatgacatcctaactttGTACGGAaagcctcagctgatgaaggcaagcgtgccatatgcattgttcaccaccctgtccacctgcattgttgctttaagggaactatgtacttgcacccctaggtCACTGTGTttaacaacacttcccagggccctgccattcattgtatgtcctgccctggtttaacctcccaaaatagTACTGTACATTGGACATTCTGGGtttaaacaaaaattacaaattaGCAAGGTATTTACTTACGAGAAAATGGTTCTTCTGATGAATTTGACTGAGGCTAAATTAAAGGAGAAAAAACAATTTTATGAAAAAGGACGTAGATGATCTTCTACAATACTTTTAATCAAAGAATACAGTACGTTGAATTGCACATGTTAAAAGTTAATTTCAGCATTTAAGCAGGCAAGAATTTTTCAAATGTTTAACTATTTAAATGGATTTACTGTGATTAAAATGTAAGAGAAATCAGATGGAGTTACCAAGTGACTTTCCAGCTTGGTGCCTGAGCGGGTGCTCCTGAAATGATTAAGGAGGTCCTTGACTGGATTCTTCACTCGAACTCCCTGGAAGGGTTGTTTCAGACCCCTTGCTTCAGAGCCCGAGCAGGCCACTAGGAAAAGAAATAGAAGAAAGACCATTTTAAACAGCAGCCAAATTACATCCagccagctcccacaaacagcaat from Pristis pectinata isolate sPriPec2 chromosome 4, sPriPec2.1.pri, whole genome shotgun sequence carries:
- the nfkbiz gene encoding NF-kappa-B inhibitor zeta: MILDRGSENSGDGCERENWLGSSPINLGSFYQSSPAASEPCSPASPPSEASSCSVPSPVACSGSEARGLKQPFQGVRVKNPVKDLLNHFRSTRSGTKLESHLPQSNSSEEPFSQIRRLLSGQKRSALENLTDVPPYKQSATLASSYPLTPPQTPNSENSDGVHKTESRNDVNPDVLEAIIKMLRNNTHEISLNTVQVNWTNVGKNDQVFEREGKLHNNSYMQEVRNCQLSPEQCQDFQQYPIHSPPQISGQREGLQPFPFLPSGLVPDFHPMASDFSDCPLAFPMHPNPSMSEEFSFPQVNHQTVSSQQSSEFYIPDCSSLQPSSQGDVSQPAPLYYPSQTQGKSFFQWQLEQEEKKLSHLTQEQLLSKDSDGDTLLHIAAAQGRRALAYVLGKKMAAVNMIDVKEHNGQSALQVAVAANQHLIVQDLVTLGAQVNTSDRWGRTPLHVVAEKGYFQVLVAIEKGMTQNCRHLNLEVTNFDGMTALHCAVLAQNRVVHELQSKIHQQPLSVETQELVMKKKSLLDTIKTLLQMGASIETRDRKSGRTPLHLAAEEANVELLRYFLEQPTSLNVVNAKAYNGNTALHVAAGMQDRVSQIDAVRLLMRKGADPSARNLENEQPVHLVPDGLRGEEVKRILKGKAAQSRMPLF